One part of the Gammaproteobacteria bacterium genome encodes these proteins:
- a CDS encoding TIGR01777 family oxidoreductase — protein sequence MHIVISGGTGLIGGALSRSLLEGGHRVTWLGRDPARAKPLPGVEVRRWDARSAEGWVDLLEGADAFVNLAGENLAGTGPLPARWTQERRQRIRDSRILAGGAVVEAFRAARKRPSVLVQASGVGFYGSLDETVANEQTPAGSDFLARLAVDWEASTAPVEALGVRRAIARTGVVLTMAGGALPRLVLPYRLFAGGPLGSGQQWVPWIHLADEVAAIRFLIESPQARGPFNLTAPGAVTNAEMGRTVGRILGRPSWVPAPAFALRALLGEVADLVLSGQRAEPSRLLEAGFRFRFPDLETALKDLLGG from the coding sequence ATGCACATCGTCATCTCTGGGGGTACGGGCCTCATCGGCGGCGCGCTGAGCCGCTCGCTGCTGGAGGGCGGTCACCGGGTCACGTGGTTGGGGCGGGACCCGGCCCGGGCCAAGCCCCTGCCCGGCGTCGAGGTCCGGCGCTGGGACGCCCGCTCTGCCGAGGGGTGGGTGGACCTGCTGGAGGGCGCCGACGCCTTCGTGAATCTCGCGGGGGAGAACCTGGCCGGCACCGGCCCCCTGCCCGCACGCTGGACGCAAGAGCGCAGACAGCGCATCCGGGACAGCCGGATCCTCGCCGGGGGCGCGGTGGTGGAGGCGTTTCGCGCGGCGCGCAAGCGACCCTCGGTGCTGGTGCAGGCATCGGGCGTGGGCTTCTACGGATCCCTGGACGAGACGGTGGCGAACGAGCAGACGCCGGCCGGCAGTGACTTCCTCGCCCGCCTCGCGGTCGACTGGGAGGCGTCCACGGCGCCGGTGGAAGCGCTCGGTGTGCGGCGCGCGATTGCCCGGACCGGGGTGGTGCTGACCATGGCGGGCGGGGCCCTGCCGCGGCTCGTACTCCCCTATCGGCTGTTCGCGGGCGGGCCCCTCGGCAGCGGGCAGCAGTGGGTGCCCTGGATCCACCTCGCCGACGAGGTCGCGGCCATCCGTTTCCTCATCGAGAGCCCGCAGGCGCGCGGGCCCTTCAACCTGACCGCCCCGGGCGCGGTGACCAACGCCGAGATGGGGCGGACCGTGGGGCGGATCCTGGGTCGCCCGTCCTGGGTGCCTGCGCCGGCGTTCGCCCTGCGGGCCCTGCTGGGAGAGGTCGCCGACCTCGTCCTCAGCGGACAGCGCGCCGAGCCCAGCCGGCTTCTTGAGGCGGGTTTCCGGTTCCGTTTCCCCGACCTCGAGACAGCCCTGAAGGACCTGCTCGGGGGCTGA
- the pdxA gene encoding 4-hydroxythreonine-4-phosphate dehydrogenase PdxA, with the protein MSKPVLAVTLGDVAGIGPEITARALLRHPRLRERCVPVVIGDEAALRSGARVAGLEPGAVRVIREPSEARNDPATLEVIQTGPSLAHVPPGEIHPDAGAGAYRFVVAACDLARAGAVDGIVTAPLNKAALHAAGHDYPGHTELLAERFGVEEYSLVLSAGDLYFFHLTTHLPMRRAIELITRARTTSVIDLAAAFCRALGRPGEPIAVAGLNPHAGENRLFGDEEADILAPAIEAARARGVPVTGPLPGDVVVPQAVRGKWNVVICCYHDQGHAPFKAVYGEEGVNITVGLPVVRVSVDHGTAFDIAGRGTAREASLVLAMERAAALSPGWHEVWNTAREGLT; encoded by the coding sequence ATGTCCAAGCCAGTGCTCGCCGTCACGCTCGGCGACGTCGCGGGGATCGGCCCCGAGATCACCGCCAGGGCGCTCCTTCGCCACCCGCGCCTTCGCGAGCGTTGCGTGCCCGTCGTCATCGGCGACGAAGCGGCCCTGCGCTCAGGGGCGCGGGTCGCGGGCCTCGAGCCGGGTGCGGTCCGGGTGATCCGGGAGCCGTCGGAGGCGAGGAACGACCCGGCGACCCTCGAGGTGATCCAGACCGGGCCCTCGCTGGCGCACGTCCCGCCCGGCGAAATCCACCCGGACGCGGGTGCGGGCGCGTACCGTTTCGTCGTGGCCGCGTGCGACCTCGCCAGGGCCGGTGCGGTGGACGGCATCGTCACCGCGCCGCTCAACAAGGCCGCACTGCACGCGGCGGGGCATGACTACCCGGGTCACACCGAGCTCCTGGCCGAACGGTTCGGGGTCGAGGAGTACTCCCTGGTGCTCTCGGCCGGCGACCTGTACTTCTTCCACCTCACCACCCACCTGCCGATGCGCCGCGCCATCGAGCTGATCACCCGGGCGCGGACCACCTCCGTGATCGACCTCGCGGCGGCCTTCTGCCGGGCGCTGGGGAGACCCGGGGAGCCGATTGCGGTGGCGGGGCTCAACCCGCACGCGGGCGAGAACCGGCTCTTCGGGGACGAAGAGGCGGACATTCTCGCCCCCGCCATCGAGGCGGCCCGGGCGCGGGGCGTCCCCGTCACCGGCCCGCTGCCGGGGGACGTGGTGGTCCCCCAGGCGGTGCGCGGCAAGTGGAACGTCGTCATCTGCTGCTACCACGACCAGGGCCACGCGCCCTTCAAGGCCGTTTACGGGGAGGAGGGCGTCAACATCACCGTCGGCCTGCCCGTGGTGCGGGTTTCGGTGGACCACGGGACCGCATTCGACATCGCCGGCCGGGGCACTGCCCGCGAAGCGAGCCTGGTGCTCGCGATGGAGCGGGCGGCGGCCCTCTCGCCGGGCTGGCACGAGGTCTGGAACACTGCGAGGGAGGGTCTCACGTGA
- a CDS encoding TorF family putative porin, with translation MKHVDRRIVAVAVGLALAQGAQAEVSMNVGVTSNNVWRGVTQTSDGPAIQGGIDYRHESGLYVGTWASNVEYYDEKGAELDLYAGFAGSVADVSWKAGVTAYTYPDSDRPDHVTANNFTELGVCAARWLRPAGSLTRGDRRP, from the coding sequence ATGAAACACGTGGACAGACGTATCGTGGCCGTGGCCGTGGGGCTGGCCCTTGCGCAGGGCGCGCAGGCCGAGGTCAGCATGAACGTCGGGGTCACCAGCAACAACGTCTGGCGCGGGGTCACGCAGACCTCCGACGGACCCGCGATCCAGGGCGGGATCGACTACCGGCACGAGAGCGGGCTCTACGTCGGCACCTGGGCGTCCAACGTGGAGTACTACGACGAGAAGGGCGCGGAGCTCGATCTCTACGCCGGTTTCGCGGGCTCGGTCGCCGACGTTTCCTGGAAGGCGGGGGTCACCGCGTACACCTATCCGGATAGCGACCGTCCGGACCACGTCACGGCGAACAATTTCACCGAGCTCGGGGTTTGCGCGGCCCGCTGGCTGCGTCCCGCCGGCTCACTCACGAGAGGAGATCGCCGTCCATGA
- the pap gene encoding polyphosphate:AMP phosphotransferase has product MFRTAELGRKVTRELYNEQATELRQDLLELQQTLRGAGFPVIVVFAGVDGAGKGETVNLLNEWMDPRWLITRAYDDPSQEEAERPEYWRYWRDLPPRGRIGFFLRAWYSRPVLDLAHGHITPAEFDDRLDRVVSFEKALADDGALLVKFWMHLGKAAQKKRLKALEKDPALSWRVTESDWRHWNMYDAFISAAERTVMRTSTGHAPWHIVEGFDERYRGLTVGTILRDSIRQHMAHLEAERRVTAELQALHVPPPPTEGRELPDGASPPPTLGKMPTVLSALDMKLVLGKQAYEQQINKYQGELNLLHREALKNGVSTLVVFEGWDAAGKGGSIRRCTGALDARHFEVIPFAAPTDEERGHHYLWRFWRHLGRAGRVTFFDRSWYGRVLVERVEGFAREKEWMRAYAEINDFEEQLVEHRIVLVKYWLHITKDEQLARFNQRVEVPWKRWKLCEEDWRNREKWDQYELAVNDMIARTSTRLAPWTLVEANDKRYARIKVLKVLCERLEQALARTPP; this is encoded by the coding sequence GTGTTCAGGACTGCCGAGCTGGGGCGAAAGGTCACACGAGAGCTCTACAACGAACAGGCGACGGAGCTGCGCCAGGACCTGCTGGAGCTTCAGCAGACGCTGCGCGGCGCCGGCTTCCCCGTCATCGTGGTCTTCGCCGGCGTGGACGGGGCCGGCAAGGGGGAGACCGTCAATCTGCTCAACGAGTGGATGGACCCCCGCTGGCTCATCACGCGGGCCTACGACGACCCCTCCCAGGAGGAGGCCGAGCGTCCCGAGTACTGGCGCTACTGGCGCGACCTTCCCCCTCGGGGGCGGATCGGGTTCTTCCTGCGCGCCTGGTACTCCAGGCCCGTCCTCGACCTCGCCCACGGCCACATCACACCCGCGGAGTTTGACGACCGTCTGGACCGCGTGGTCTCGTTCGAGAAGGCGCTCGCCGACGACGGCGCGCTCCTCGTCAAATTCTGGATGCACCTGGGCAAGGCGGCCCAGAAGAAGCGCCTGAAGGCCCTCGAGAAGGACCCGGCGCTCAGCTGGCGGGTCACCGAGAGCGACTGGCGCCACTGGAACATGTACGACGCCTTCATCAGCGCCGCCGAGCGCACGGTCATGCGCACGAGCACGGGACACGCCCCCTGGCACATCGTCGAAGGGTTCGACGAGCGCTACCGGGGTCTCACGGTGGGAACCATCCTCCGTGACTCGATCCGCCAGCATATGGCCCACCTGGAGGCCGAGCGCCGGGTCACCGCCGAGTTGCAGGCCCTGCACGTGCCCCCCCCACCGACCGAGGGGCGGGAGCTCCCCGACGGGGCCTCGCCCCCCCCCACCCTCGGCAAGATGCCCACGGTGCTCTCGGCGCTCGACATGAAGCTGGTCCTCGGCAAGCAGGCCTACGAACAGCAGATCAACAAGTACCAGGGCGAGCTCAACCTGCTGCACCGGGAGGCGTTGAAGAACGGCGTCTCCACGCTGGTGGTCTTCGAGGGCTGGGACGCGGCAGGCAAGGGCGGGTCGATCCGCCGCTGCACCGGCGCGCTCGACGCGAGGCACTTCGAGGTCATCCCGTTTGCCGCGCCGACGGACGAGGAGCGCGGGCACCACTACCTCTGGCGTTTCTGGCGGCATCTGGGGCGCGCCGGGCGCGTCACCTTCTTCGACCGGAGCTGGTACGGGCGGGTGCTGGTGGAGCGCGTGGAGGGCTTCGCCAGGGAGAAGGAGTGGATGCGGGCCTACGCGGAGATCAACGACTTCGAGGAGCAGCTCGTGGAGCACAGGATCGTCCTGGTGAAGTACTGGCTGCACATCACCAAGGACGAACAGCTCGCCCGCTTCAACCAGCGCGTCGAAGTGCCGTGGAAGCGCTGGAAGCTCTGCGAGGAGGATTGGCGCAACCGCGAGAAGTGGGACCAGTACGAGCTCGCGGTGAACGACATGATCGCGCGCACCAGCACGCGCCTGGCGCCCTGGACCCTGGTGGAGGCGAACGACAAACGATACGCGCGGATCAAGGTGCTGAAGGTGCTCTGCGAGCGCCTGGAGCAGGCGCTCGCGCGAACGCCTCCCTAG
- the apaG gene encoding Co2+/Mg2+ efflux protein ApaG — MRKNPSPYRIEVNAETSYVEEQSSPEESRYVFAYTITIRNTGSVPAKLLGRHWYITNADGNVQEVVGDGVVGEQPHLEPGEGFRYTSAAMIATPVGTMHGSYRMLADDGVRFDAEIQAFRLSVPVVFH; from the coding sequence ATGCGCAAGAACCCGAGCCCCTACCGGATCGAGGTGAACGCCGAGACCTCCTACGTCGAGGAACAGTCCTCGCCGGAAGAGTCCCGCTACGTCTTCGCCTATACGATTACGATCCGCAACACCGGCTCGGTCCCGGCCAAGCTGCTCGGCCGGCACTGGTACATCACCAATGCCGACGGAAACGTGCAGGAGGTCGTTGGCGACGGCGTGGTCGGAGAGCAACCCCACCTGGAGCCGGGAGAGGGCTTCCGCTACACGAGCGCGGCGATGATCGCCACCCCCGTGGGCACCATGCACGGCAGCTACCGGATGCTGGCGGACGACGGGGTTCGGTTCGACGCGGAGATCCAGGCCTTCCGGCTCTCGGTCCCCGTCGTCTTCCACTGA
- a CDS encoding symmetrical bis(5'-nucleosyl)-tetraphosphatase translates to MATYAVGDPQGCFEPLQRLLEEVAFDPSRDRLWCVGDLVNRGPASLEVLRLFHSLGDRAVCVLGNHDLHLLAVAADVGETLRARDTLDDVLGAPDRESLLTWLRHRPLAHHDDSLGFTLVHAGLPPQWDVSEALARAAEVERVLRGPEHRSYFAAMYGDTPRRWSEDLEGWERLRFLTNCFTRIRYVGRDGGLELKSKGPPGTQAKGLVAWFEVPDRRSAGTRIVFGHWSTLQLHARVPPRHRVYPLDSGCVWGGALTALRLDDERTFSVPCPQGGAG, encoded by the coding sequence GTGGCCACCTACGCGGTCGGCGATCCCCAGGGCTGCTTCGAGCCCCTCCAGCGGTTGCTGGAAGAGGTCGCTTTCGACCCCTCGCGTGACCGTCTGTGGTGCGTCGGCGACCTCGTCAACCGGGGTCCGGCCTCCCTGGAGGTCCTGCGCCTCTTCCACTCCCTGGGGGACCGCGCCGTCTGCGTGCTCGGTAACCACGACCTCCATCTGCTCGCGGTCGCCGCCGACGTGGGCGAGACCCTGCGTGCCCGGGACACCCTCGACGACGTCCTCGGCGCCCCCGACCGGGAATCCCTCCTCACGTGGCTCCGGCACCGGCCCCTCGCCCACCACGACGATTCGCTCGGCTTCACCCTGGTGCACGCGGGGCTCCCCCCCCAGTGGGACGTCAGCGAGGCCCTGGCCAGGGCCGCCGAGGTGGAGCGCGTGCTGCGGGGGCCGGAGCACCGGTCCTACTTCGCCGCCATGTACGGCGACACGCCCCGGCGCTGGTCCGAGGACCTCGAGGGCTGGGAGAGGCTGAGGTTCCTCACCAACTGCTTCACCCGTATCCGTTACGTCGGGCGCGACGGAGGGCTGGAGCTGAAGTCGAAGGGACCGCCGGGCACGCAGGCGAAGGGGCTCGTGGCCTGGTTCGAGGTGCCGGACCGGCGCAGCGCGGGGACCCGAATCGTCTTCGGCCACTGGTCGACGCTGCAACTGCACGCCCGCGTGCCGCCTCGCCACCGGGTCTACCCGCTGGACAGCGGCTGCGTGTGGGGCGGCGCCCTGACGGCCCTGCGCCTGGACGACGAGCGCACCTTCAGCGTCCCCTGCCCCCAGGGCGGCGCCGGTTAG
- a CDS encoding YifB family Mg chelatase-like AAA ATPase, protein MSLAIVRTRAQVGVEAPPVTVEVHLTNGLPGLAIVGLPEAAVRESKDRVRSALLNAQYEYPLRRVTINLAPADLPKEGGRFDLPIALGILAASGQVPAAALAGCELIGELALSGELRPVRGVLPAALQTRRAGHSLVVPRANAAEASLAEGAVVHGASHILEVCAHLNGSARLPPARHAPRPERPAPGGDLADVLGQFHAKRALEVTAAGHHHLLFVGPPGTGKTMLATRLPGILPPMTEEEAMESAAIQSVSARGFDPDLWGARPFRAPHHTASGVALVGGGNIPRPGEVSLAHHGVLFLDELPEFDRRVLEVLREPLESGSIVISRSAHQAEFPARFQLVAAMNPCRGAGLDAGEEDCPPAEARRYLSRLSAPLVDRFDLQVEVPRVPRDHLFAGAGPPPETSREVRARVMAARERQLARAGRPNGTLSVPEVARDCALAAPERRLLETAVERMGLSARAWHRVMKVARTVADLAGATRIEAPHLAEALGYRSLDRRLAGGTRFG, encoded by the coding sequence GTGAGCCTCGCCATCGTCAGGACGCGCGCCCAGGTCGGCGTGGAAGCACCCCCGGTGACCGTGGAGGTGCACCTCACCAACGGGCTGCCCGGCCTCGCCATCGTCGGCCTGCCCGAGGCGGCGGTCCGGGAGAGCAAGGACCGCGTGCGCAGCGCGCTGCTCAATGCCCAGTACGAGTATCCGCTGCGGCGCGTCACCATCAATCTCGCCCCCGCCGACCTCCCCAAGGAGGGCGGACGGTTCGACCTGCCCATCGCGCTCGGCATCCTCGCCGCCTCCGGACAGGTCCCCGCCGCAGCCCTGGCCGGGTGCGAGCTCATCGGAGAGCTCGCCCTCTCGGGTGAGCTGCGGCCGGTGCGGGGCGTGCTTCCGGCCGCGCTGCAGACCCGCCGCGCCGGGCACAGCCTCGTCGTCCCCCGGGCCAACGCGGCCGAGGCCAGCCTGGCCGAGGGCGCCGTCGTCCACGGGGCCAGTCACATCCTGGAGGTGTGCGCCCACCTGAACGGCTCGGCGCGACTGCCTCCGGCCCGGCACGCGCCACGCCCCGAGCGGCCGGCCCCCGGGGGCGACCTCGCCGACGTCCTGGGTCAGTTCCACGCGAAGCGGGCGCTCGAGGTCACCGCGGCCGGACACCATCACCTCCTTTTCGTAGGGCCCCCAGGCACCGGCAAGACCATGCTGGCCACCCGCCTGCCGGGGATCCTCCCGCCGATGACCGAGGAAGAGGCCATGGAGTCGGCCGCGATCCAGTCGGTCAGCGCGCGCGGGTTCGACCCGGACCTCTGGGGCGCGAGGCCCTTCCGGGCCCCTCACCACACCGCCTCCGGCGTGGCCCTGGTCGGCGGCGGCAACATCCCCCGGCCGGGCGAGGTCTCCCTCGCCCACCACGGCGTGCTGTTCCTGGACGAGCTGCCCGAGTTCGACCGCCGGGTCCTCGAGGTGCTCCGCGAGCCCCTCGAGTCGGGCTCCATCGTGATCTCCCGCTCCGCCCACCAGGCGGAGTTCCCGGCGCGCTTCCAGCTCGTCGCCGCCATGAACCCCTGCCGGGGGGCGGGACTCGACGCGGGCGAAGAGGACTGCCCACCCGCCGAGGCCCGCCGCTACCTCTCCAGGCTGTCCGCACCGCTCGTGGACCGTTTCGACCTCCAGGTGGAGGTGCCCCGGGTACCCCGGGACCACCTGTTCGCCGGCGCGGGCCCGCCCCCGGAGACCAGCCGCGAGGTCCGGGCGCGGGTCATGGCAGCACGGGAACGCCAGCTCGCCCGGGCCGGAAGACCGAACGGCACCCTCAGCGTGCCGGAGGTCGCCCGCGACTGCGCCCTCGCAGCCCCCGAGCGGCGCTTGCTGGAGACGGCGGTCGAGCGCATGGGCCTCTCCGCGCGCGCCTGGCACCGGGTCATGAAGGTCGCGCGCACGGTCGCGGACCTGGCGGGCGCGACCCGCATCGAGGCCCCGCACCTGGCCGAGGCCCTCGGCTACCGCTCGCTCGACCGCCGCCTTGCAGGGGGCACCCGATTCGGGTGA
- a CDS encoding thymidylate synthase, producing MKPYLELLRHVREHGVPKSDRTGTGTLSTFGWQMRFDLEAGFPLLTTKRLHLRSIIHELLWFLRGETNVRYLRENRVTIWDEWAGEGGELGPIYGFQWRSWPTCDGGHVDQIAEVIERIRRDPDSRRLIVSAWNVADLPRMALPPCHLLFQFYVADGRLSCQLYQRSADVFLGVPFNIASYALLTQMVAQVTGLRAGEFVHTLGDAHLYSNHLQQADLQLSREPRALARMRLAPEVRDIFAFRFEDFELQEYDPHPHIPAPVAV from the coding sequence ATGAAACCCTATCTTGAACTGCTGCGCCACGTGAGGGAACACGGGGTGCCCAAATCCGACCGGACCGGCACGGGGACGCTCAGCACCTTCGGCTGGCAGATGCGCTTCGACCTCGAGGCGGGCTTCCCGCTCCTCACGACGAAGCGTCTGCACCTGCGCTCGATCATCCACGAGCTCCTGTGGTTCCTGCGCGGCGAGACCAACGTACGCTATCTGCGCGAGAACCGCGTGACCATCTGGGACGAGTGGGCGGGGGAGGGCGGGGAGCTCGGGCCGATCTACGGCTTCCAGTGGCGCTCCTGGCCCACCTGCGACGGCGGACACGTGGACCAGATCGCGGAGGTCATCGAGCGCATCCGCCGCGACCCCGACTCCCGGCGGCTCATCGTCTCGGCCTGGAACGTGGCCGACCTGCCGCGGATGGCCCTCCCGCCCTGCCACCTGTTGTTCCAGTTCTACGTGGCCGATGGCCGTCTGTCCTGCCAGCTCTACCAGCGCAGCGCCGACGTCTTCCTGGGTGTGCCCTTCAACATCGCCTCCTACGCCCTCCTCACCCAGATGGTCGCCCAGGTGACGGGCCTGAGGGCCGGGGAATTCGTGCACACGCTGGGCGACGCGCACCTCTACTCCAACCACCTGCAGCAGGCGGACCTGCAACTCTCCCGGGAGCCGCGCGCGCTTGCGCGCATGCGCCTCGCGCCCGAGGTGCGGGACATCTTCGCCTTCCGTTTCGAGGACTTCGAGCTGCAGGAGTACGACCCGCACCCGCACATCCCCGCACCCGTGGCGGTGTAG
- a CDS encoding ammonium transporter, whose protein sequence is MRGAVRTGTAALASLAALVVGQGAALAAEAAAPAVDSGDTAWMLTATALVLFMTIPGLSLFYAGMVRSKNVLSVLMQCFAITSLMTVIWALVGYTLAFGNSGMEKGVVNLHSFVGSLEKAFLGGVTRDSVTLAIPETVFMVFQMTFAIITPALIVGAFAERMKFSAMLWFMGIWSVVVYAPIAHMVWGGDGGLMWDLGVLDFAGGTVVHINAGVAALVAALVLGRRRGYPTTAMPPHNLTLTVVGAGMLWVGWFGFNAGSAVAADGSAGMAMAVTQLATAAAALAWMFAEWVSHGKPSVLGIASGAVAGLVAITPASGTAGPMGAMAIGVVSGVVCFLSATRMKRALGYDDALDAFGVHAVGGIVGAVLTGVFADAAFGGKGLAEGMTLAGQVWAQVQGVLLTAAYTAVASYVILKGIDLVMGLRVDEESEALGLDLSEHDERGYVL, encoded by the coding sequence ATGAGAGGTGCAGTCCGGACGGGTACGGCGGCGCTGGCGTCGCTCGCCGCGCTGGTGGTGGGGCAGGGGGCCGCGCTGGCGGCGGAGGCCGCGGCGCCTGCCGTCGACTCCGGAGACACCGCGTGGATGCTCACGGCGACGGCGCTGGTGCTGTTCATGACCATCCCGGGACTCTCGCTCTTCTACGCGGGAATGGTTCGGTCCAAGAACGTGCTCTCGGTTCTGATGCAGTGCTTCGCGATCACCTCGCTGATGACGGTGATCTGGGCCCTGGTGGGCTACACCCTGGCGTTTGGCAACTCGGGTATGGAGAAGGGGGTCGTGAACCTTCACTCCTTCGTCGGCTCGCTCGAGAAGGCCTTCCTCGGGGGCGTCACGCGGGACAGCGTCACGCTCGCCATTCCGGAAACGGTGTTCATGGTCTTCCAGATGACCTTCGCCATCATCACGCCGGCCCTCATCGTCGGGGCCTTCGCCGAGCGCATGAAGTTTTCGGCGATGCTCTGGTTCATGGGGATCTGGTCGGTCGTCGTCTACGCACCGATCGCTCACATGGTGTGGGGTGGCGATGGCGGGTTGATGTGGGACCTCGGTGTGCTGGACTTTGCCGGCGGCACGGTCGTGCACATCAACGCGGGCGTCGCGGCCCTGGTGGCGGCGCTCGTGCTCGGAAGGCGCCGCGGCTACCCGACGACCGCCATGCCCCCGCACAACCTGACCCTGACCGTGGTGGGCGCGGGCATGCTGTGGGTTGGCTGGTTCGGCTTCAATGCGGGCAGCGCGGTGGCGGCGGACGGTAGCGCGGGGATGGCGATGGCGGTGACGCAGTTGGCGACCGCCGCGGCGGCCCTGGCCTGGATGTTCGCGGAGTGGGTGTCCCACGGAAAGCCGAGCGTCCTCGGGATCGCATCGGGTGCCGTGGCGGGTCTGGTGGCGATCACCCCGGCCTCCGGCACGGCCGGCCCGATGGGCGCGATGGCCATCGGCGTGGTCTCGGGCGTCGTGTGCTTCCTCAGCGCGACCCGGATGAAGAGGGCGCTCGGCTACGACGACGCGCTCGATGCCTTCGGGGTTCACGCGGTGGGTGGCATTGTCGGGGCCGTGCTGACCGGGGTGTTCGCCGACGCGGCGTTCGGGGGCAAGGGGCTGGCCGAGGGGATGACCCTGGCCGGGCAGGTCTGGGCTCAGGTCCAGGGGGTCCTGCTCACCGCGGCGTACACGGCGGTCGCCAGCTACGTCATCCTGAAGGGGATCGACCTCGTCATGGGGCTCCGCGTGGACGAGGAATCGGAGGCGCTGGGCCTCGACCTCTCCGAGCACGACGAGCGCGGCTACGTCCTCTGA
- the folA gene encoding type 3 dihydrofolate reductase → MLLSLVAAMDRNLVIGVDGRLPWHLPADLAHFKRITLGKPVLMGRGTFESIGRPLPGRHNIVITRDPGFQAEGCTVVHSVEAGIAAAGAAPELMVIGGASVYAHCLPRAGRMYLTRIEADFAGDARFPAWNPEEWREVERRQFAPDERNPYPYRFEVLERARPVPVR, encoded by the coding sequence ATGCTCCTGTCGCTCGTCGCCGCGATGGACCGCAACCTCGTCATCGGCGTGGACGGCCGCCTGCCCTGGCACCTGCCCGCGGACCTCGCGCACTTCAAGCGGATCACCCTCGGGAAGCCGGTGCTGATGGGGCGGGGGACGTTCGAGTCCATCGGCCGGCCCCTGCCCGGGCGTCACAACATCGTGATCACCCGTGACCCGGGGTTCCAGGCCGAGGGGTGCACCGTGGTGCATTCGGTCGAAGCCGGCATCGCCGCGGCCGGGGCGGCGCCGGAGTTGATGGTCATCGGCGGTGCCTCGGTCTACGCCCACTGCCTGCCCCGGGCCGGTCGGATGTACCTGACCCGGATCGAGGCTGATTTCGCGGGTGACGCCCGTTTCCCGGCCTGGAATCCCGAGGAATGGCGGGAGGTCGAGCGCCGGCAGTTCGCGCCCGACGAGCGCAACCCCTATCCCTACCGCTTCGAGGTGCTGGAGAGGGCGAGGCCGGTGCCGGTCCGCTAA
- a CDS encoding flavin reductase family protein — translation MRTLPLNRVYQLIEPGPVVLLTTRHRDRANVMAMSWHMMVDFEPPQLACIVSDANESFVPLRKTGECVIAIPPAGLARTVVDIGNCSGRDVDKFARFGLDTKPARRVAAPLLPACIANLECRVIETRLVNAFCLFVLEVLQAWVEPRLRGEKTLHHQGHGRFVLDGDIVRVPSRKP, via the coding sequence ATGCGCACGCTGCCGCTGAATCGCGTCTACCAACTCATCGAGCCGGGGCCCGTGGTGCTGCTGACCACCCGCCACCGGGACCGGGCCAACGTCATGGCCATGTCCTGGCATATGATGGTGGACTTCGAGCCGCCGCAGTTGGCCTGCATCGTCAGCGACGCGAACGAGTCCTTCGTCCCCCTGCGCAAGACCGGGGAGTGCGTCATCGCCATCCCGCCGGCCGGGCTCGCACGCACCGTCGTGGACATCGGCAACTGCTCGGGTCGTGACGTGGACAAATTCGCGCGCTTCGGCCTCGACACGAAGCCCGCCCGCCGGGTCGCGGCGCCGCTCCTTCCCGCCTGCATCGCGAACCTGGAGTGCCGGGTCATCGAGACCCGGCTGGTGAACGCCTTCTGCCTGTTCGTCCTGGAGGTCCTGCAGGCCTGGGTCGAGCCCCGGTTGCGGGGCGAGAAGACCCTGCACCACCAGGGCCATGGCCGTTTCGTGCTGGACGGGGACATCGTCCGGGTCCCCTCCCGCAAGCCCTGA
- a CDS encoding P-II family nitrogen regulator, with amino-acid sequence MKLITAIIKPFKLDDVREALSGVGVQGITATEVKGFGRQKGHTELYRGAEYVVDFLPKVKLEVAVKADMVELVIETITNAARTGKIGDGKIFVSTLDQVVRIRTGETGPEAI; translated from the coding sequence ATGAAGCTCATCACCGCCATCATCAAGCCGTTCAAGCTCGACGACGTCCGCGAGGCCCTTTCCGGCGTCGGCGTCCAGGGGATCACAGCCACCGAGGTCAAGGGTTTCGGCCGGCAGAAGGGGCACACGGAGCTCTACCGCGGCGCGGAGTACGTGGTCGACTTCCTGCCCAAGGTCAAGCTGGAGGTGGCCGTGAAGGCCGACATGGTCGAGCTCGTGATCGAGACGATCACGAATGCCGCGCGCACCGGAAAGATCGGTGACGGCAAGATCTTCGTTTCCACGCTGGACCAGGTGGTCCGGATCCGGACCGGCGAGACCGGCCCTGAGGCGATCTGA
- a CDS encoding PilZ domain-containing protein — translation MEQRHPLRVGVRVRDRSGRVFFSPTRDISRSGAFIETGRVDLSCEGVLWVDLPDPDAEGGWNDVAALVVHHHPDGVGVMFSHPYAALERLSALHRQPQAA, via the coding sequence TTGGAGCAACGACACCCACTGCGCGTCGGTGTCCGGGTGCGTGACCGGTCGGGCCGGGTTTTCTTCTCTCCGACGCGGGACATCAGCCGCAGCGGTGCGTTCATCGAGACGGGCCGGGTGGACCTGTCCTGCGAAGGGGTGCTCTGGGTGGACCTCCCGGACCCCGACGCGGAAGGCGGGTGGAACGACGTCGCGGCGCTCGTGGTTCACCACCACCCGGACGGGGTCGGGGTGATGTTCAGCCACCCCTACGCCGCGCTTGAACGGCTCTCGGCGCTCCACCGACAGCCCCAGGCAGCATGA